A genomic stretch from Candidatus Methanomassiliicoccus intestinalis Issoire-Mx1 includes:
- a CDS encoding agmatine deiminase family protein — MTEDPKSCNYHMPAEWEEHEATWLSWPKNPLTFPEEIIESVEKTYSLMVEALSPGEVVKILVDNAEMEERARSIIEKTSANLDNVQFFQIQSSDVWIRDYGPTFIINDKGKKAAIKWDFNAWGAKYDDLMYDNITGENVVQTTNVKIFRPGIVLEGGSIDVNGKGVVLTTEQCLLNPNRNPHLKKEDIEQYLCRYLGVDKVVWLKSGIDGDDTDGHVDDFARFVNDHTILCSYAEGDSLDSQVLKTNFEILKSQGIFEVIALPMPTPIPLDEEDRNLPASYANFYIGNKAVLVPSFDDPADSAAAEIIGKYFPNREVISIPAKDVVYGYGGFHCITQQEPKNRE, encoded by the coding sequence ATGACAGAAGATCCAAAATCCTGTAATTATCATATGCCGGCTGAGTGGGAAGAACATGAAGCTACATGGCTCTCTTGGCCGAAGAACCCCTTGACTTTTCCGGAAGAGATAATTGAATCTGTAGAGAAAACATACAGTTTAATGGTAGAGGCTCTGAGCCCGGGAGAAGTTGTAAAGATTCTGGTTGACAATGCTGAAATGGAAGAACGCGCCCGCAGCATTATTGAAAAAACCAGTGCGAATTTAGATAATGTTCAGTTTTTTCAGATTCAGAGTTCTGATGTCTGGATAAGAGATTATGGTCCAACATTTATTATAAATGACAAAGGAAAAAAAGCTGCAATAAAATGGGACTTTAATGCATGGGGCGCAAAATACGACGATCTCATGTATGACAACATTACCGGAGAGAATGTAGTCCAGACAACTAATGTAAAGATATTCAGACCAGGCATTGTACTGGAAGGCGGATCTATTGACGTCAATGGCAAAGGCGTAGTTTTAACCACCGAGCAGTGTCTGTTAAACCCCAACAGGAATCCGCACTTGAAAAAAGAGGATATTGAGCAGTATCTCTGCAGGTACCTCGGCGTGGATAAAGTCGTCTGGCTTAAATCTGGGATTGATGGAGACGACACCGACGGCCATGTGGACGACTTTGCTCGTTTTGTTAATGATCATACAATATTATGCTCATATGCAGAGGGAGACTCATTAGATTCGCAGGTCTTAAAAACCAACTTTGAAATTCTAAAGTCACAAGGGATTTTCGAGGTTATTGCACTGCCTATGCCTACTCCCATTCCGCTTGATGAGGAAGACAGAAACCTGCCGGCAAGTTATGCTAATTTCTACATAGGAAACAAGGCCGTGCTAGTTCCTTCGTTTGACGATCCTGCCGATTCTGCGGCTGCAGAAATAATCGGAAAGTATTTTCCTAACCGTGAGGTAATTTCAATTCCGGCTAAGGATGTAGTCTACGGTTACGGAGGATTTCACTGCATTACGCAGCAGGAACCTAAGAACCGAGAATAA